In Tenacibaculum pacificus, a single window of DNA contains:
- a CDS encoding DoxX family protein, with amino-acid sequence MKKEYIIYYIATGLLSLLVLFSAGMYFFNHQEVAVMFTNFGYPIYIIYPYAVAKLLGVITIWFVANKTIKEWVYAGFFFAFILAFFAHVMIGDGEQMGALIAMILLVVSYIYSKKI; translated from the coding sequence ATGAAAAAAGAATACATAATTTATTATATAGCTACTGGTTTATTATCATTATTAGTATTGTTTTCAGCAGGAATGTATTTTTTTAATCATCAAGAAGTAGCAGTAATGTTTACTAATTTTGGTTATCCTATTTATATTATTTATCCGTATGCGGTTGCAAAATTATTAGGTGTTATTACTATTTGGTTTGTAGCAAATAAAACAATTAAAGAATGGGTATATGCGGGTTTTTTCTTTGCTTTTATACTTGCTTTTTTTGCACATGTTATGATTGGAGATGGTGAGCAAATGGGGGCATTAATTGCTATGATTTTATTGGTAGTTTCTTATATTTATAGTAAAAAAATATAA
- a CDS encoding LamG-like jellyroll fold domain-containing protein yields the protein MGVQFVHETFSHASFDVSKGYFPDKIAINWTVKNNLEDIEYIVVYRRELTNVQQNYVKIATLPAITTNYEDKYVQGGTLYEYRIDAVGLPGFSGTGTELRDYITGIGYRNPTAIITGNINFEGGNPVQTVIIEAEPSNGDENTKRSGINIPKETGLDINFVNKPITDKYTFQTWLKPSGGTFDTSEYIDLFVLQNASYLDTHKTQIKVNLEDTTPYIEFNIQGAIYRLYNYIPAGRINAKGDETLLPIADFLTDFTHVTVIVEENTIPRLLINGTEIQQEDVDSFNTELRKVNPDFQGPDYSVTIPTQTTSLLSATGTVEEYNHFIVGSIGSKSIYLDELRIWKSTLTEARVHDDFHRYISGDDADLISYFRFDEGVGRYAYDLSHEGFEYNKNRAFLDGELAQDIPHWTSAVNDLPRKNQLGFLGITDKNGSYIISAIPYKGTGESYNISPRLGVHQFEPNQQIIYLGEDTPVVNQVNFTDVSSFIYRGKILYDTKGVFKSFVELNSPDPANPSFQGLTDGDQYVSNSSPGLLDEGYNYYTRGPQKFSKGEYWYNNAGTTDDVSDDYLERYARIASEGVNILIDNQIVLDENNTPVVSDSEGNFEISVPIGNHYISVAKTGHTFEYNGRFPASTSQTSEFFEDAQEQVIFVDKTRVDIVGRVVGGTVEAAKTIGFGDQGTYAINYEDKNNIQQQEIVSSVNNIGTANLTLSYAPPGASATGNTQFSFSTNAETGEYRVKALPLMYTINSIGGLTIPTNSDISILEANESLDFSSNITITKTPTYTSANGEEVTGKPYHFEKSFVYRATPVLNALSQVGEDMLDLPDGTSVKTAGTGYLFYNQFGYYTIELSRYEPYFNYDTNSNGIEFQVPIKDGELIITNNLALQDSEKIIINEEDESLISYQFRGGLPSTVAPYTKSLNMFYRINSIDYPVQNYTNKAILLGGESDGSQTFVTEAPDIPDLILRDPPGSESSATIESGESVSFTTTNKIATNTNVNNETKLLLGIRFAAGGGLLGPVVDTQTNNDFIAGIGLSVASNDATSLTKTYTFSQQISTSDDPSLVGSRADVYIGQSKNYYYGSFNNIGVSTIKDTATLELTNDDGVEILINKQKALYFNEEPSDTFFAYSQAYIIDELIPSLEFFISQIQQGSLIPGEAGVSSEDQYIEQINQWKSVIRENEKTKYDAKNNRDQLKEDTESYVQNEIKQIKAALLSGSDPSSEAILNIRLQDSQSLLKLINSNFEENISFDSSAGAITRSIETSLVRNKTNSIEVDIEESLAITFGFTFNKFGFLNTTSTKFNQTLGTELSEETETTTNINYTLQDGDANNLFSVDVVNSFDGNGPIFSLIGGVSSCPYERAEKSLFYNKASYITPDYDNPDYVVENIELLPETSREELGYATQQLEKPEITVEIANISNVPESETAQFKLSLLNLSASETTTSFVLQVNPASNPNNAVINVDPQGLIFSDVPYNEPIDYLLTLDKSVGDIYEYEDIIVEFKSICDGSIVSSVSLSAFFTPSCSSVAISSPVNNWVFNIDQAFNNDNTSNSLPIKLVDYNINYESFEKIDLQYRLISSPSWTNLHTYYTSQDYLDASESTNNVSVIDTPEINYNWDIVGTNVNNGNYEVRAISSCMNGTEYISDVITGRIDLDAPVVFGTPTPTDGILSYGEDIVVRFNQPISYNQAVSLIQVTGQTNQQEINHNVSVNFNGANNTVNINNPLFQTGDFTLEFWMNNATTTANATILSQENGVNIGLENGQIRFEFAGNTVSGSIINDNLFHHYAFVYNSDEGTISIYEDSSDIAVLEVAQNVQYSYNNPIVIGGNTFVGNMHDLRIWSKSLTLSDVASNLNTKYLGNERNLIGLWPMDEGNGTIANDIARFKHAVVNTDWDIKPSGTSYEFENNQYLACDDVSIVQINDQMDVTLSFWVKTDVAQQATLFSNGRGDDQDIASSNGTRNKWAINLATDGNLNLMNENNSYELTTTSVTDGNWHHVAVLLNRQGSLRTYIDSDLVSTNNSENISAFYGDKIWLGARGHKDLAGIETTDNHFTGYLSEVRLWNTLRDTKQVDRDRFFEIDFNTPGLYFYMKMNEPGALANPLPSYYHIDVNAQVFSSNAIINAGTSNYSEDAPPIKPTRDLTNFIVDYVINGDELIIKPNVTHPSVIENQVLDITVNRMFDDVNNVQQSPVTWTAYIDKNQLNWSIDGQSEIVEKNIPFNQGGTFEIEVRNNGGTSTQFNISNIPSWLSLTASSGTIAPASVITITGTTEQELSVGNYQHDMYLNSDYGYDEKIQLNLNVNSVGPEWEVNPADFDYSLNIVGKINIDGVFAENNTDTVAAFVNGELRGVSSLFYDEDYDEYFVFLTVYANQSSGEEISFKVWDASTDVIYPVTISNKLTIPFVDNNIMGTKQAPEIFENSDELYQSINLNSGWTWTSFFVNDANLSDINTLTADLNLATSDRILSNSPSLLETYQQYNDPNLSGWSGSITSVAGGLNTNQMYKVYTNNTNTLNVSGIKVDLNTWSFPIQENWNWLPYVVSRNTPLNEALANFNATDGDVIKSQNKFAIYDALNNSWSGNLNFLEQGKGYMLKSAENQIFTYPSYLDENLSKSSIVNSAKRSSSTVETTTFNKYASNMNAIVKIPADYSMLKIYNSNGEIRGESEAINIDGENLHFISIFSDTSEKLTFYIQKSDGSKEEITSESVQFKNNAVLGTILNPIVIGTLDEEIQIFPNTFDDYLKINFKKQQTNVAVKIYSTIGQVSYQKNYKMDQNNKLLILNDFNLSSGNYIIKVVTDSNTVIKHLIKK from the coding sequence ACACGAAACATTTTCTCATGCGTCTTTTGATGTTTCAAAAGGTTATTTCCCAGATAAAATAGCTATAAATTGGACTGTAAAAAACAACTTAGAAGATATCGAATATATTGTTGTTTACAGAAGAGAATTAACTAATGTTCAACAAAACTATGTTAAGATAGCAACTTTACCTGCCATAACGACAAATTATGAAGATAAATATGTGCAAGGTGGAACGCTTTATGAATATAGAATTGATGCCGTAGGTCTTCCTGGATTTAGTGGTACTGGTACAGAATTAAGAGACTATATTACAGGAATCGGTTACAGAAACCCAACAGCTATTATTACAGGAAACATTAACTTTGAAGGAGGAAACCCTGTACAAACAGTAATTATTGAGGCAGAACCTAGCAATGGAGATGAAAACACTAAACGATCTGGTATTAATATACCTAAAGAAACTGGTCTTGACATTAACTTTGTTAATAAGCCAATTACAGATAAATATACCTTTCAAACATGGTTAAAACCTAGTGGTGGAACTTTTGATACTTCAGAATATATTGATTTATTTGTATTACAAAATGCGTCTTATTTAGACACACATAAAACGCAAATAAAAGTAAACTTAGAAGATACAACACCTTATATTGAATTTAATATACAAGGAGCTATTTATAGATTATATAATTATATACCTGCTGGTAGAATTAATGCAAAAGGAGATGAAACATTGCTTCCTATAGCTGATTTTTTAACAGATTTCACGCATGTTACTGTAATCGTAGAAGAAAATACGATTCCTAGATTATTGATTAATGGTACTGAAATTCAACAAGAAGATGTTGATTCATTTAACACTGAATTAAGAAAAGTTAATCCTGATTTTCAAGGACCTGATTATAGTGTTACAATTCCTACTCAAACAACAAGCTTACTTTCTGCTACTGGAACTGTTGAAGAATACAATCATTTTATTGTAGGATCAATAGGTTCTAAATCAATCTATTTAGATGAATTAAGAATCTGGAAATCAACTTTAACAGAAGCTAGAGTTCATGATGATTTTCACAGATATATTAGTGGTGATGATGCTGATTTAATTTCTTATTTTAGATTTGATGAAGGTGTTGGTCGATATGCTTATGATTTATCTCATGAAGGTTTTGAATACAATAAAAACAGGGCTTTTTTAGATGGAGAATTAGCACAAGACATTCCTCATTGGACAAGCGCTGTAAATGATTTACCTAGAAAAAATCAATTAGGTTTCTTAGGTATTACTGATAAAAATGGTAGTTATATTATTTCTGCTATTCCTTATAAAGGAACAGGAGAATCTTATAATATATCGCCAAGACTTGGAGTACATCAATTTGAACCAAATCAACAAATTATATATTTAGGAGAAGATACGCCTGTTGTTAATCAAGTTAATTTTACGGATGTCTCTTCATTTATCTATAGAGGAAAAATTTTATACGATACCAAAGGTGTTTTTAAATCTTTTGTTGAATTAAATAGCCCAGATCCTGCAAATCCTAGTTTTCAAGGATTAACAGACGGAGATCAATATGTTAGTAATTCTAGCCCAGGTCTTTTAGATGAAGGTTATAATTATTATACAAGAGGTCCTCAAAAGTTTTCAAAAGGAGAATATTGGTATAATAATGCAGGTACAACCGATGATGTTAGTGATGATTATTTAGAAAGATATGCAAGAATTGCTTCTGAAGGAGTTAATATTTTAATCGATAATCAAATCGTTTTAGACGAAAACAATACTCCTGTAGTAAGTGATAGTGAAGGTAATTTTGAAATAAGTGTTCCTATTGGAAATCACTATATTTCTGTTGCTAAAACAGGTCATACATTTGAATATAACGGAAGATTTCCTGCAAGTACTTCTCAAACATCTGAATTTTTTGAAGATGCTCAGGAACAAGTAATTTTTGTAGATAAAACAAGAGTTGATATTGTAGGTCGAGTTGTTGGTGGTACTGTTGAAGCAGCTAAAACAATTGGTTTTGGTGATCAAGGAACATACGCTATAAATTATGAAGATAAAAACAATATTCAACAACAAGAAATTGTTAGTTCTGTAAATAATATTGGTACTGCTAATTTAACATTAAGCTATGCGCCTCCAGGTGCTTCTGCTACAGGAAACACACAGTTTTCTTTTTCAACAAATGCAGAAACAGGAGAATATCGAGTTAAAGCTTTACCTTTAATGTATACGATTAATTCAATTGGAGGTTTAACAATACCTACAAATTCGGACATATCAATATTAGAAGCCAATGAATCTTTAGATTTTTCTTCTAATATAACAATTACCAAAACACCAACTTATACAAGTGCTAATGGTGAAGAAGTAACAGGAAAACCTTATCATTTTGAAAAAAGCTTTGTATATAGAGCTACGCCTGTATTAAATGCTTTATCTCAAGTAGGTGAAGACATGTTAGATTTGCCTGATGGAACATCTGTAAAAACAGCAGGAACAGGCTATTTATTTTACAATCAATTTGGTTACTATACCATTGAATTGAGTAGATATGAACCTTATTTTAATTATGACACAAATTCTAATGGTATTGAATTTCAAGTACCTATAAAAGATGGAGAGTTAATAATCACCAATAATCTTGCTTTACAAGATTCTGAAAAAATCATTATTAATGAAGAAGATGAAAGTTTAATTAGTTATCAATTTAGAGGAGGTTTACCTTCTACAGTAGCTCCTTATACTAAATCATTAAATATGTTTTACAGAATTAATTCTATAGACTATCCTGTACAAAATTATACCAATAAAGCAATTTTACTTGGTGGAGAATCAGACGGAAGTCAAACATTTGTAACAGAAGCACCAGATATTCCAGACCTTATTTTAAGAGATCCTCCTGGATCAGAAAGTTCAGCAACCATAGAAAGTGGTGAAAGTGTTAGTTTTACCACAACCAATAAAATTGCAACCAATACGAATGTCAATAATGAAACTAAGCTTTTATTAGGAATTCGTTTTGCTGCTGGTGGTGGGTTACTTGGTCCTGTTGTTGATACACAAACAAATAATGATTTTATTGCTGGAATAGGTCTTTCTGTGGCTTCTAATGATGCTACAAGCCTTACTAAAACATATACTTTTAGTCAACAAATTTCAACAAGTGATGACCCTAGTTTAGTAGGTTCTAGAGCTGATGTATATATAGGACAATCTAAAAACTATTATTATGGATCGTTTAATAATATTGGTGTTTCAACAATTAAAGATACAGCTACTTTAGAATTAACAAACGATGATGGTGTAGAAATTCTTATCAATAAACAGAAAGCGCTATATTTCAACGAAGAGCCTTCTGATACCTTTTTTGCATATAGCCAAGCTTATATTATTGATGAATTAATACCTTCACTTGAGTTTTTTATTTCACAAATTCAACAAGGATCATTAATACCTGGAGAAGCAGGTGTTTCATCTGAAGACCAGTATATAGAGCAAATTAACCAATGGAAATCGGTTATTCGTGAAAATGAAAAGACAAAGTATGATGCTAAAAATAACCGAGATCAATTAAAAGAGGACACTGAATCATATGTTCAGAATGAAATAAAGCAAATAAAAGCTGCTTTACTTAGCGGTAGTGATCCTTCTTCTGAAGCTATTTTAAATATTCGTCTTCAAGACTCTCAATCATTATTAAAATTAATTAATTCTAATTTTGAAGAAAACATTTCTTTTGATTCTAGTGCAGGAGCGATTACAAGATCTATTGAAACTTCTTTAGTTAGAAACAAAACAAATTCTATTGAAGTAGATATTGAAGAATCTTTGGCTATTACATTTGGTTTTACGTTTAATAAATTTGGTTTTTTAAATACAACCTCAACAAAGTTTAATCAAACATTAGGAACCGAACTTTCTGAAGAAACAGAAACTACTACTAATATTAATTATACACTTCAAGATGGTGATGCTAATAACTTGTTTAGTGTAGATGTTGTAAATTCTTTTGACGGAAATGGTCCTATATTTAGTTTGATTGGAGGTGTTTCTTCTTGTCCTTATGAACGTGCTGAAAAGAGTTTATTTTATAATAAAGCTTCTTATATTACACCTGATTATGACAATCCTGATTATGTTGTTGAAAATATAGAATTACTACCTGAAACATCACGTGAAGAATTAGGATACGCTACACAACAATTAGAAAAACCAGAAATTACGGTTGAAATTGCTAATATAAGTAACGTTCCTGAAAGTGAAACAGCACAATTTAAATTATCATTATTAAATTTAAGTGCCTCAGAAACAACAACAAGCTTTGTTTTACAAGTTAACCCTGCTTCAAATCCGAATAACGCGGTTATTAATGTAGATCCTCAAGGGTTAATTTTTAGTGATGTTCCTTATAATGAACCTATCGACTATTTGCTTACTTTAGATAAATCTGTAGGAGATATTTATGAATATGAAGATATTATTGTCGAATTTAAAAGTATTTGTGATGGTAGTATTGTTAGTAGCGTTAGTCTTTCAGCTTTCTTTACTCCTTCTTGTTCTAGTGTTGCTATAAGTTCGCCTGTTAATAACTGGGTTTTTAATATTGATCAAGCTTTTAACAACGATAATACATCAAATAGTCTTCCTATTAAATTAGTTGATTATAATATAAATTATGAAAGTTTTGAGAAAATCGACTTACAATATCGATTAATTTCATCTCCTAGTTGGACTAATTTACATACTTATTACACATCTCAAGATTATTTAGATGCATCAGAAAGTACAAATAACGTTTCAGTAATCGATACTCCTGAAATTAATTACAATTGGGATATTGTAGGAACAAACGTTAATAATGGTAATTATGAAGTTAGAGCAATTTCTAGCTGTATGAACGGAACAGAATATATTTCTGATGTAATTACTGGTAGAATTGATTTAGATGCACCTGTTGTTTTTGGAACACCAACACCAACCGATGGTATTCTTAGTTATGGTGAAGATATTGTAGTTCGTTTTAACCAACCAATTTCTTACAATCAAGCGGTTAGTTTAATCCAAGTTACAGGACAAACAAATCAGCAAGAAATAAACCATAACGTTTCTGTTAACTTCAATGGAGCTAACAATACTGTAAACATAAATAATCCATTATTTCAAACAGGAGATTTTACTTTAGAGTTTTGGATGAACAATGCAACTACAACAGCAAATGCAACTATTTTAAGTCAAGAAAATGGCGTAAATATAGGTTTAGAAAACGGTCAAATAAGGTTTGAATTTGCAGGAAATACTGTTTCAGGAAGTATTATTAATGATAATTTATTCCATCATTATGCTTTTGTCTATAATTCAGATGAAGGAACGATATCTATATATGAAGATAGTAGTGATATCGCTGTTTTAGAAGTAGCACAAAACGTTCAATATTCATACAATAATCCAATAGTTATTGGAGGAAATACATTTGTAGGAAATATGCACGATTTAAGAATCTGGTCTAAATCATTAACATTAAGTGATGTTGCTTCAAACTTAAATACAAAATATTTAGGTAACGAACGAAATTTAATAGGTTTATGGCCTATGGATGAAGGAAATGGTACTATCGCAAATGATATTGCTCGTTTTAAACATGCCGTAGTTAATACTGATTGGGATATTAAACCAAGTGGAACTTCTTATGAGTTTGAAAATAATCAATATTTAGCTTGTGATGATGTTAGCATTGTTCAAATTAATGATCAAATGGATGTTACACTAAGTTTTTGGGTTAAAACAGATGTAGCACAACAAGCAACTTTATTCTCTAACGGACGAGGTGATGACCAAGATATTGCATCATCAAACGGAACTAGAAACAAATGGGCTATTAATTTAGCTACAGATGGTAACTTGAATTTAATGAACGAAAACAATTCGTACGAATTAACTACAACAAGTGTTACCGATGGTAATTGGCATCATGTTGCTGTTTTATTAAATAGACAAGGTAGTTTAAGAACTTATATAGATTCAGATCTTGTAAGTACCAATAACTCTGAAAATATTTCTGCTTTTTATGGTGATAAAATATGGTTAGGTGCTAGAGGTCATAAAGATTTAGCAGGTATTGAAACTACTGACAACCATTTTACAGGGTATTTATCAGAAGTTAGATTATGGAATACTTTAAGAGATACTAAACAAGTTGATAGAGATCGCTTTTTTGAAATCGATTTTAATACACCTGGTTTATATTTCTACATGAAAATGAACGAACCTGGTGCATTGGCAAATCCATTGCCTAGTTATTATCATATTGATGTAAATGCGCAGGTATTTAGTTCAAATGCGATTATTAATGCTGGTACTTCTAATTATTCAGAAGATGCACCACCTATTAAACCCACTCGAGATTTAACAAATTTTATTGTAGATTATGTAATTAACGGTGATGAATTGATTATAAAACCCAATGTAACGCATCCTTCTGTTATAGAAAATCAAGTATTAGATATTACGGTTAATAGAATGTTTGATGACGTTAATAACGTGCAACAATCACCCGTAACTTGGACAGCTTATATTGATAAAAATCAATTAAACTGGTCAATTGATGGTCAATCTGAAATTGTTGAAAAAAATATCCCTTTCAATCAAGGTGGTACTTTTGAAATCGAAGTTAGAAATAACGGAGGAACATCAACACAATTTAACATCAGTAATATTCCTAGTTGGTTATCATTAACAGCATCATCAGGAACTATAGCACCTGCAAGTGTTATTACCATTACTGGAACTACAGAACAAGAACTTTCTGTTGGAAATTATCAGCATGATATGTACTTAAATAGTGATTACGGTTATGATGAAAAAATTCAATTAAACTTGAATGTAAACTCTGTAGGTCCTGAATGGGAAGTAAATCCTGCTGATTTTGATTATAGCCTTAATATTGTAGGTAAAATTAATATCGATGGAGTATTTGCTGAAAATAATACTGACACTGTTGCTGCATTTGTAAATGGAGAACTTCGAGGTGTATCTTCTTTATTTTATGATGAAGATTACGATGAATACTTTGTTTTTCTTACCGTATATGCAAATCAATCAAGCGGAGAAGAAATTAGTTTTAAAGTTTGGGATGCATCTACCGATGTTATTTATCCTGTTACTATCAGTAATAAATTAACAATACCTTTTGTTGATAATAATATTATGGGAACTAAACAAGCTCCTGAGATTTTTGAAAATTCAGATGAATTATATCAATCTATAAACCTTAACAGCGGTTGGACTTGGACGTCATTTTTTGTGAACGATGCTAATTTATCAGACATCAACACCTTAACTGCCGATTTAAATTTAGCAACATCAGACAGAATTTTAAGTAATTCACCGTCTTTATTAGAAACCTACCAACAATACAACGACCCTAATTTAAGTGGTTGGTCAGGATCTATAACTAGCGTTGCTGGAGGATTGAATACTAATCAAATGTATAAAGTGTACACAAATAACACAAATACATTAAATGTTTCAGGAATTAAAGTTGATTTAAACACTTGGTCATTTCCAATACAAGAAAACTGGAACTGGTTACCGTATGTTGTTTCTAGAAATACTCCTTTAAATGAAGCATTGGCTAATTTTAACGCGACGGATGGCGATGTAATTAAATCTCAAAATAAATTCGCAATTTATGACGCTTTAAATAATAGTTGGTCTGGTAATTTAAATTTCCTTGAACAAGGAAAAGGATATATGCTTAAGTCAGCAGAAAACCAAATATTTACTTATCCTTCTTATTTAGATGAAAATTTAAGTAAAAGCAGTATTGTTAATAGCGCAAAGAGAAGTAGTTCAACAGTTGAAACTACTACTTTTAATAAGTACGCTTCAAATATGAACGCTATTGTAAAAATTCCTGCAGATTATAGTATGCTTAAAATTTACAATTCAAACGGAGAAATTCGAGGTGAATCTGAAGCTATTAATATCGATGGAGAGAATTTACATTTTATCTCAATATTTTCTGATACATCAGAAAAACTTACCTTTTATATTCAAAAAAGTGATGGTTCTAAAGAAGAAATTACTTCTGAATCGGTACAGTTTAAGAATAACGCTGTATTAGGTACAATTCTAAATCCAATAGTAATTGGAACTTTAGATGAGGAAATCCAAATTTTTCCAAATACTTTTGATGATTATCTAAAAATAAATTTCAAAAAACAACAAACAAATGTTGCTGTTAAAATTTATTCAACAATAGGTCAAGTTTCTTATCAAAAGAACTATAAAATGGATCAAAATAACAAGCTTTTAATTCTTAATGATTTTAATTTATCAAGCGGAAATTATATTATAAAGGTTGTTACAGATTCTAATACTGTAATTAAACATCTAATAAAAAAATAG
- a CDS encoding NADPH-dependent FMN reductase: MKKIIAFAGSNSKKSINKELATYVTILIDNSITTVLDLNDFPIPVYGVDTETENGIPENAQKFFDIIQSADGIILSLAEHNGNFSVAFKNMFDWMSRINQKVWNNIPMLLMATSPGGRGGASVLSIAKNGFSHMGGNIIADFSLPSFYDNFKEGTIIDDALNTQLKELVIKLKKSL; encoded by the coding sequence ATGAAAAAAATAATCGCTTTTGCAGGAAGTAATAGTAAAAAATCAATCAATAAAGAATTAGCAACTTATGTAACAATTTTAATTGATAATTCAATAACCACCGTTTTAGATTTAAATGATTTTCCAATTCCTGTTTATGGTGTAGATACTGAAACTGAAAATGGGATTCCAGAGAACGCTCAAAAATTCTTTGATATAATTCAAAGTGCTGATGGAATTATTTTATCGTTAGCAGAACATAACGGAAATTTTTCGGTAGCATTTAAAAATATGTTTGATTGGATGTCTCGTATTAATCAAAAAGTATGGAATAATATTCCGATGTTATTAATGGCAACATCTCCAGGAGGTAGAGGTGGAGCAAGTGTTTTATCAATAGCTAAAAATGGATTTTCTCATATGGGCGGAAATATTATAGCTGATTTTTCTTTGCCAAGTTTTTATGATAATTTTAAAGAAGGAACTATTATTGATGATGCGTTAAATACACAGTTAAAAGAATTAGTTATCAAGTTAAAAAAATCGTTGTAA
- a CDS encoding MarR family winged helix-turn-helix transcriptional regulator, translating to MGDISKDIKSKFPNNKVKALINIKYTASWLSSNENDFFKPYGISPQQFNILRILRGAAKPIKVQVIKDRMIERAPNATRLMDKLCDKKFIERIRCEHDRRVVYINITKQGLALLTTIDTSKKLGFLDNLTEEEATQLSDLLDKIR from the coding sequence ATGGGAGATATTTCTAAAGATATAAAATCTAAATTTCCAAATAATAAAGTAAAGGCACTTATCAACATAAAATACACGGCAAGTTGGTTGAGTAGTAATGAAAATGATTTTTTTAAGCCTTACGGAATATCGCCTCAACAATTTAATATTTTACGAATTTTAAGAGGTGCAGCTAAACCGATAAAAGTACAAGTTATTAAAGATAGAATGATTGAACGAGCTCCGAATGCAACTCGTTTAATGGATAAATTATGTGATAAAAAATTTATAGAACGTATTCGTTGTGAACATGATAGAAGAGTTGTTTATATTAATATAACTAAGCAAGGTTTAGCATTATTAACAACTATTGATACTTCAAAAAAGTTAGGTTTTTTAGATAATTTAACAGAAGAAGAAGCTACTCAATTAAGTGATTTATTAGATAAAATTAGATAA
- a CDS encoding OsmC family protein, which translates to MAGKASSKVILSNRNYVAEAKMRNHFVITDQPVEKGGDNNGPTPVEYLLTAIGGCVSITLRTYAENKNWDVGEITVNVTQQIRLTSEGIKTSLIEEISFEKEITKAQKKILLEVAGTCPVAQMVKGITEIVSNIQ; encoded by the coding sequence ATGGCAGGTAAAGCATCATCAAAAGTAATATTAAGTAATCGTAATTATGTAGCGGAAGCAAAAATGAGAAATCATTTTGTAATTACAGATCAACCTGTTGAAAAAGGAGGAGATAATAATGGACCAACGCCTGTGGAATATTTATTAACCGCAATTGGTGGTTGCGTTTCCATAACTTTAAGAACCTACGCTGAAAATAAAAACTGGGATGTTGGTGAAATAACAGTTAATGTTACACAGCAAATAAGGTTAACATCCGAAGGAATAAAAACATCATTAATAGAAGAAATATCTTTTGAAAAAGAGATAACCAAAGCTCAAAAAAAAATATTATTAGAAGTTGCAGGAACATGCCCTGTTGCTCAAATGGTAAAAGGAATAACCGAAATAGTAAGTAATATTCAATAA
- a CDS encoding pirin family protein, protein MKKIKSIQHKVGSPLVNMGDIQLRQPLPIQGIENVDPFLLLHHYGPYAISEFNNPFDLGAHPHRGFEPITLLFKGEQLHRDSLGNEMLVKEGDVQWTTAGRGVVHAEAPSKEFVEKGGELEGIQLWLNLPASKKMMPANYQHIKSERIPVVLNTDKTIQLNVVAGSQADKFGLITTQTSVNVFTVKAKKEGIMDIDIPETHQSLVYLLDGEVLINNIATLKKGATQMVTFNNDGDFIKIDAKKESTLLVLSGEPINEKVAQYGPYVMNTQTEIMEAMRDYQKGKMGFLY, encoded by the coding sequence ATGAAAAAAATAAAATCAATACAGCATAAAGTAGGGAGTCCGTTAGTAAATATGGGCGATATCCAATTAAGACAACCTTTACCAATACAAGGTATCGAAAATGTGGATCCTTTTTTATTATTACATCATTACGGACCTTACGCAATTAGCGAGTTTAATAATCCGTTTGATTTAGGAGCCCATCCACATCGTGGTTTTGAGCCGATAACTTTGTTGTTTAAAGGCGAACAATTACATAGAGATTCTTTAGGAAATGAAATGTTAGTAAAAGAAGGTGACGTACAATGGACAACTGCAGGTAGAGGAGTTGTTCATGCCGAAGCACCATCAAAAGAATTTGTTGAAAAAGGAGGCGAGTTAGAAGGAATTCAATTATGGTTAAATCTACCCGCATCAAAAAAAATGATGCCCGCTAATTATCAGCATATAAAAAGTGAACGTATTCCTGTTGTTTTAAATACTGATAAAACCATTCAATTAAATGTTGTTGCAGGAAGTCAAGCCGATAAATTCGGATTGATAACCACACAAACTTCTGTAAATGTTTTTACTGTAAAAGCCAAAAAGGAAGGTATTATGGATATTGATATTCCTGAAACACATCAATCATTGGTTTATTTATTAGACGGTGAAGTTTTAATAAATAATATTGCAACATTAAAAAAAGGAGCAACTCAAATGGTTACTTTTAATAATGATGGTGATTTTATTAAAATTGATGCCAAAAAAGAAAGTACATTATTGGTGTTATCAGGAGAACCAATTAATGAAAAAGTAGCCCAATACGGACCTTATGTAATGAATACACAAACCGAAATTATGGAAGCAATGCGTGATTATCAAAAAGGAAAAATGGGCTTTTTATATTAG